A stretch of Acidimicrobiales bacterium DNA encodes these proteins:
- the rsmH gene encoding 16S rRNA (cytosine(1402)-N(4))-methyltransferase RsmH, translated as MGDLDTDDGREADFAHDSVMLDEVTEVLAAVPDGCVVDATLGGAGHADALLAANDRISLVGLDQDEMALDAAGARLAPHGDRVTLRHRRFDGLADELHSLGITQLSGVLFDLGVSSPQLDRADRGFSYRFDGPLDMRMDRRRGRTAADLVNELDERDLFVLLRRNGDETHARRIARAIVAARPIDSTARLADIVRDAVPAAARRSGGHPARRTFQALRIEVNQELEILDDALGQALDMLAPAGRCAVLAYHSGEDRIVKRHFRDAAGEAPPPRPDLPPPPGYEATVRLLWRGARKPSTDEIARNPRAEAARFRAVEKLPIAQAA; from the coding sequence ATGGGGGACCTGGACACCGATGACGGCCGTGAGGCGGACTTCGCACACGACTCGGTCATGTTGGACGAGGTCACCGAGGTCCTGGCGGCCGTGCCCGACGGCTGTGTCGTCGACGCCACGCTCGGCGGGGCCGGCCACGCCGATGCCCTTCTCGCGGCCAACGACCGCATCTCGCTTGTCGGTCTCGACCAGGACGAGATGGCGCTCGACGCCGCCGGTGCCCGGCTCGCTCCCCATGGCGACCGGGTCACCCTCCGCCACCGTCGTTTCGACGGTCTCGCCGACGAGCTCCACTCGCTCGGCATCACCCAGCTGTCCGGCGTCCTCTTCGACCTGGGTGTGAGCTCCCCCCAGCTCGACCGGGCCGATCGGGGCTTCAGCTACCGCTTCGACGGGCCGCTCGACATGCGCATGGACCGCCGCCGCGGGCGCACGGCCGCCGACCTGGTGAACGAGCTCGACGAACGTGACCTCTTCGTCCTGCTCCGGCGCAACGGCGACGAGACCCACGCCCGCCGCATCGCGCGGGCGATCGTGGCGGCCCGCCCCATCGACTCGACCGCTCGCCTCGCCGACATCGTGCGCGACGCAGTTCCCGCCGCCGCCCGCCGCTCGGGTGGCCATCCGGCGCGGCGCACCTTCCAGGCGTTGCGCATCGAGGTGAACCAGGAGCTCGAGATCCTCGACGATGCGCTCGGTCAGGCGTTGGACATGCTCGCCCCCGCCGGGCGCTGTGCGGTGCTCGCCTACCACTCCGGTGAGGACCGGATCGTCAAGCGGCACTTCCGCGATGCCGCCGGTGAGGCGCCGCCGCCCCGGCCCGATCTGCCGCCTCCCCCCGGCTACGAGGCCACGGTGCGCCTGCTGTGGCGCGGCGCCCGCAAGCCGTCGACCGATGAGATCGCCCGCAACCCGCGGGCCGAGGCCGCACGCTTCCGGGCCGTCGAGAAGCTGCCGATCGCGCAGGCTGCCTGA
- a CDS encoding DUF3488 and transglutaminase-like domain-containing protein, whose product MIERQKVLLGAEIALAALTVVVTISLERLFTDLGFLRELVILALGSHLVAALCRRADLSMALSTPISGLALIVLGTAVFYPDAAALIVPTGETVSVLGDDLREAWRIFGEDAAPVIPHRGFLVTTAVLLWYGVFLADWAAFRLRSPLEAVAPATAVFVFASLLGVDRNSIAHGLLYAVGLLGVLLTMRAERQVREEVWVAGGARDGITTTLRVGAVAGACAVLVGALVAPRLPGASAEPIVDIAEIGNPSQVRSVVSPLVEISTSLVEQTNTELFSVRVDPDEADYWRLMALTTFEKEIWRRSSNFDDARGPVGSDIDARVATTTVRQEITIAGLGNIYLPAAYEVSNIIDDDGVDLEYEVATGALVVERGLEEIPAGMTYTIESQVPDYDPADLPTDAAQGLDDEFVRHHTQLPDDCAIDEAPAETNCWPTEVTDLAQRIIADAGATTDHQRVIALQNFFLDPDRFTYDIDVALEHDIGDMTTFLDVGRGYCEQFASTFAAMARSLGIPARVAVGFTWGDWDEARGEFVVSGRHAHAWPEVYFADVGWIIFDPTPGRSRGHDGDITQLPTPQQFPANEQGDEILPPPTDLPPEPSVAPGPGDPTPQNPSPNSQDDIPAEDEEVVVGAPTDDGGGPWSQVLIGLVVVAAVLAFVPAAQALRRRRRLAAVAADPVGRGEMAWDDAVVALRLIGLEPRPHQTPHEFASTVARSTRDVGPLRDLADQVTTLRYADGDDAVPHALAAQDAAAVIVQRCRTIVGTPRVVREALDPRSLLGPPPPSALAR is encoded by the coding sequence ATGATCGAACGCCAGAAGGTCCTGCTCGGCGCCGAGATCGCCCTCGCCGCCCTCACGGTCGTCGTCACGATCTCGCTGGAGCGGCTCTTCACCGATCTCGGTTTCCTGCGCGAACTCGTGATCCTCGCCCTCGGTTCCCACCTGGTCGCGGCACTGTGTCGCCGCGCCGACCTCTCGATGGCGCTCAGCACCCCGATCAGCGGTCTCGCCCTGATCGTCCTCGGCACCGCGGTGTTCTATCCCGACGCCGCGGCGCTGATCGTTCCGACGGGCGAGACGGTGTCCGTCCTCGGCGACGACCTGCGGGAGGCATGGCGGATCTTCGGCGAGGACGCCGCACCCGTGATCCCCCACCGTGGCTTTCTCGTCACCACGGCCGTCCTCCTCTGGTACGGCGTGTTCCTCGCGGACTGGGCGGCGTTCCGTCTGCGCTCCCCGCTCGAGGCGGTCGCCCCCGCCACGGCGGTCTTCGTCTTCGCCTCCCTCCTCGGCGTCGACCGGAACTCGATCGCCCACGGCCTGCTGTACGCCGTCGGACTGCTCGGCGTCCTGCTCACCATGCGCGCCGAACGCCAGGTGCGCGAGGAGGTGTGGGTCGCCGGAGGCGCCCGCGACGGCATCACCACCACCCTGCGCGTCGGCGCCGTCGCCGGCGCGTGTGCCGTGCTCGTCGGCGCCCTCGTCGCCCCGCGGCTCCCGGGCGCCAGTGCCGAACCGATCGTCGACATCGCCGAGATCGGAAATCCCTCCCAGGTCCGTTCGGTGGTGAGTCCGTTGGTCGAGATCTCGACATCGTTGGTCGAACAGACGAACACCGAGCTCTTCTCGGTACGGGTCGATCCGGACGAAGCCGACTACTGGCGGCTGATGGCGCTGACCACCTTCGAGAAGGAGATCTGGCGGCGAAGCTCCAACTTCGACGACGCCCGCGGCCCGGTCGGCAGCGACATCGACGCCCGCGTGGCCACCACCACCGTGCGTCAGGAGATCACCATCGCCGGGCTCGGCAACATCTACCTCCCGGCCGCCTACGAGGTCTCGAACATCATCGACGACGACGGCGTCGACCTCGAATACGAAGTCGCGACCGGCGCCCTCGTCGTCGAACGGGGGCTCGAAGAGATCCCCGCCGGGATGACCTACACCATCGAGTCGCAGGTCCCCGACTATGACCCGGCCGACCTCCCCACCGACGCCGCCCAGGGCCTCGACGACGAGTTCGTGCGCCACCACACCCAGCTTCCCGACGACTGCGCCATCGACGAGGCCCCGGCCGAAACCAATTGCTGGCCCACCGAGGTCACCGACCTCGCCCAACGGATCATCGCCGATGCCGGCGCCACCACCGACCACCAGCGCGTCATCGCCCTGCAGAACTTCTTCCTCGACCCCGACCGGTTCACCTACGACATCGATGTCGCCCTCGAACACGACATCGGCGACATGACCACGTTCCTCGACGTCGGCCGCGGCTATTGCGAGCAGTTCGCCTCCACGTTCGCGGCGATGGCCCGCAGCCTCGGCATCCCCGCCCGCGTCGCGGTCGGATTCACCTGGGGTGACTGGGACGAGGCCCGCGGCGAATTCGTCGTCTCCGGACGCCACGCCCATGCCTGGCCCGAGGTCTACTTCGCCGATGTCGGCTGGATCATCTTCGACCCGACCCCCGGCCGCAGCCGCGGCCACGACGGCGACATCACGCAGCTCCCGACCCCACAACAGTTCCCCGCCAACGAGCAGGGCGACGAGATCCTTCCGCCGCCGACGGACCTCCCGCCCGAGCCCTCGGTCGCGCCGGGGCCGGGCGACCCGACGCCCCAGAACCCGTCGCCGAACTCACAGGACGACATCCCCGCCGAGGACGAGGAGGTCGTCGTCGGTGCGCCGACGGACGATGGCGGCGGCCCCTGGTCGCAGGTGCTCATCGGCCTCGTGGTCGTCGCGGCCGTCCTCGCCTTCGTGCCCGCCGCCCAGGCGCTGCGCCGCCGCCGCCGTCTCGCCGCCGTCGCCGCCGACCCGGTCGGTCGCGGCGAGATGGCCTGGGACGACGCCGTGGTCGCCCTTCGGCTCATCGGGCTCGAGCCGAGGCCCCATCAGACGCCGCACGAGTTCGCCTCGACCGTCGCCCGTAGCACGCGTGACGTCGGGCCGCTACGCGACCTCGCAGACCAGGTGACGACGCTGCGCTACGCCGACGGCGACGACGCGGTCCCCCACGCCCTCGCCGCCCAGGATGCCGCGGCCGTCATCGTGCAGCGGTGCCGCACCATCGTCGGCACGCCCCGCGTGGTGCGTGAAGCCCTGGATCCGCGCAGCCTGCTGGGCCCGCCACCACCGAGCGCCCTCGCCCGCTAG
- a CDS encoding DUF3040 domain-containing protein, which produces MPLSEDEQRILSEIEDHLYESDPALAREVAQTTIYTHAFRNLKWATVGFVAGAVLMVVLLSTSFVLAFGGFLLMLASLLWFENNARKLGRAGLEQMTENFRGAGLRDAMGGAGNKMRERFQRPDEPDV; this is translated from the coding sequence GTGCCGCTTTCCGAGGACGAACAGAGAATCCTCAGCGAGATCGAGGACCATCTCTACGAATCCGACCCCGCGCTCGCGCGCGAAGTGGCGCAGACCACCATCTACACGCACGCGTTCCGCAACCTGAAGTGGGCGACGGTCGGCTTCGTGGCCGGTGCCGTGCTGATGGTCGTCCTGCTCTCCACATCGTTCGTGCTCGCGTTCGGCGGGTTCCTGCTGATGCTCGCCAGCCTGCTGTGGTTCGAGAACAACGCCCGCAAGCTCGGCCGGGCCGGGCTCGAGCAGATGACCGAGAACTTCCGCGGCGCGGGGCTGCGCGACGCGATGGGTGGCGCCGGCAACAAGATGCGCGAGCGCTTCCAACGGCCTGACGAACCCGACGTCTGA
- a CDS encoding DUF58 domain-containing protein, which produces MPTRAGWGVLVGGVLLVAAGRLVGGVEFLVPGAAAIAAVVGAVLVRRFRPSRIAIAKQLTPPRVPAGDPARVDLEVANRGRARSPLLRLHDQVTGTRGVHLSIAALEPNGSTRGAYRIPTTRRGILQLGPTTIEDVDPLGLARRSHRLDSTVRLIVHPPIEAIPVRRVPSGDDPLLGEELRRSLGLSDEEFDGLRPYAPGDDLRRIHWPSSARQGDLQVRQFRPPRHGRLTVAIDTRPPGDTSEALDITTSITASIAASVLDAGDATRIETTDGRSTPLVHGNAQLDPLLEFLALLEGGSPVIHPAVPTEAGTVVVVTTDPQIAADRTARGTLAQRLRARIVITCDARQWGAAGGHHSTGEWIHLTGPGQLADLWTLDSHRGAVVV; this is translated from the coding sequence ATGCCCACCCGCGCCGGCTGGGGAGTTCTGGTCGGCGGCGTACTCCTCGTCGCGGCCGGGCGCCTCGTGGGGGGCGTGGAGTTCCTCGTGCCCGGCGCCGCCGCCATCGCCGCGGTGGTGGGCGCGGTGCTCGTGCGGCGGTTCCGGCCGTCACGCATCGCCATCGCCAAGCAACTGACCCCGCCGCGCGTTCCGGCCGGCGATCCGGCCCGGGTGGACCTCGAGGTCGCCAACCGGGGCCGGGCCCGCTCCCCCCTGCTGCGCCTGCACGATCAGGTCACCGGCACCCGGGGCGTGCACCTGTCCATCGCCGCCCTCGAACCCAACGGATCCACCCGCGGCGCGTACCGAATACCCACGACGCGGCGGGGCATCCTCCAACTCGGCCCGACCACGATCGAGGACGTCGATCCGCTCGGGCTGGCGCGGCGCAGCCACCGTCTCGACTCCACCGTGCGCCTGATCGTCCACCCGCCGATCGAGGCGATCCCCGTCCGGCGGGTGCCGTCGGGGGACGACCCCCTGCTCGGCGAGGAGCTCCGTCGGTCGCTCGGCCTCTCCGACGAGGAGTTCGACGGCCTCCGGCCCTACGCCCCCGGCGACGACCTGCGCCGGATCCACTGGCCCTCGTCGGCCCGCCAGGGCGACCTCCAGGTTCGCCAGTTCCGGCCGCCCCGCCACGGCCGACTGACCGTCGCGATCGACACCCGCCCGCCCGGCGACACCAGCGAGGCGCTGGACATCACCACCTCGATCACCGCGTCGATCGCGGCGTCCGTCCTCGATGCCGGGGATGCAACCCGCATCGAGACCACCGACGGACGCAGCACGCCGCTCGTCCACGGCAACGCGCAGCTGGACCCGCTACTCGAGTTCCTCGCCCTGCTCGAGGGAGGCAGCCCGGTGATCCACCCGGCGGTCCCGACCGAGGCGGGCACCGTGGTGGTCGTCACCACCGACCCGCAGATCGCGGCTGATCGGACCGCCCGCGGCACGCTCGCCCAGCGGCTCCGGGCCCGCATCGTCATCACCTGCGACGCCCGCCAGTGGGGCGCGGCCGGCGGCCACCACTCGACGGGCGAGTGGATCCACCTCACCGGTCCGGGCCAACTCGCCGACCTGTGGACGCTCGACAGCCATCGCGGCGCCGTGGTCGTCTGA
- a CDS encoding division/cell wall cluster transcriptional repressor MraZ has protein sequence MAISGNARFVGNYEHTIDDKGRLILPASFRAKLAEGAFVTPLDHCLAILPAAEFDRMADALEEQVAAGDVDVNALRAFASQADEVVPDSQGRVRLLPHLREIVGLERAVVVTGALRRIEVWDPARWATVSPAGTEKLADAIERGHGLGARS, from the coding sequence ATGGCGATCAGCGGCAACGCACGCTTCGTTGGCAACTACGAACACACAATCGACGACAAGGGGCGCCTCATCCTCCCGGCGTCGTTTCGCGCCAAACTGGCCGAGGGGGCGTTCGTGACGCCGCTCGATCACTGCCTCGCGATCCTTCCGGCTGCGGAGTTCGACCGGATGGCCGATGCGCTCGAGGAGCAGGTGGCGGCCGGCGACGTCGACGTGAACGCCCTGCGTGCCTTTGCGAGCCAGGCCGACGAGGTCGTGCCGGACTCCCAGGGACGGGTGCGGCTCCTGCCGCACCTGCGCGAGATCGTCGGCCTGGAACGCGCCGTCGTCGTGACGGGCGCGCTGCGCCGCATCGAGGTCTGGGACCCCGCCCGTTGGGCGACCGTGTCCCCGGCCGGCACCGAGAAGTTGGCCGACGCCATCGAGCGTGGGCACGGACTGGGAGCTCGATCGTGA
- a CDS encoding penicillin-binding protein 2, producing the protein MTLFLVLALLATTFGWRLADLQLTPDAALAEDIGSQVRYETVSAPRGDIVDRYGRTIAMSLPRPSVVANPRLLQAEDAKDTDRDLLGDAVRELSGVLSTDADTLRDRLSREKFFVNLERQVDPAVGEAVLALGIPGVYLEEEQRREHPNGDCSGLAVVGRVDVDQIGISGLERDYDEHLTGEPGRVVRQTQGGGAVRIPGGFQVVEPMTPGEDLVLTLDRNIQFDTEQLLIDAVEESGSDHGTAIVSDPHTGEILAMANVIRDPETGEAFCTSTNLAVTWAFEPGSINKALTFAAVFEHDAWPEFYGVDIPRSRTIALGADVEGKVYEDRSIQSEEENHPPLWILRKSSNNGTIIMAEELGAERFEQTLRDFGLGEPTALDLKGEASGILGSLDANRLELPSVAIGQSVAVTAVQMLQAYNTLAAGGLRVDPVVVKDEVGTGTATRVVSEEAADTVMGMLRHVVLEGGTGTRAALNGYTVSGKTGTAWQPCGVGYDCDGEGTRHLTTSFAGVVGNDEGAQLSAIVVLDNPESQHATGGGLAAPVFAEIMRTAVHQLRIPPHTDVAPTTDRVRAAAAVPPPTDASLETEDR; encoded by the coding sequence GTGACGCTTTTCCTCGTCCTCGCCCTGCTCGCCACCACGTTCGGTTGGCGCCTCGCCGATCTCCAACTGACCCCCGACGCCGCCCTCGCCGAGGACATCGGGAGCCAGGTCCGCTACGAGACGGTGTCGGCCCCGCGGGGTGACATCGTCGACCGCTACGGGCGCACGATCGCGATGTCGCTGCCCCGGCCGTCCGTGGTCGCGAATCCCCGTCTGCTGCAGGCGGAGGACGCGAAGGACACGGACCGCGACCTCCTGGGCGACGCCGTGCGCGAACTTTCCGGGGTGCTGTCCACCGACGCCGACACCCTCCGCGACCGTCTCAGCCGCGAGAAGTTCTTCGTCAACCTCGAACGCCAGGTCGACCCGGCGGTCGGCGAGGCCGTGCTGGCCCTCGGTATTCCCGGCGTGTATCTCGAGGAGGAACAGCGACGCGAGCACCCGAACGGCGACTGTTCCGGGCTGGCGGTGGTCGGCCGGGTCGATGTCGACCAGATCGGCATCAGCGGCCTCGAACGCGACTACGACGAACACCTGACCGGCGAACCCGGCCGGGTCGTCCGCCAGACGCAGGGTGGCGGCGCGGTGCGTATTCCCGGCGGATTCCAGGTCGTCGAGCCCATGACGCCGGGCGAGGACCTCGTGCTCACGCTCGACCGCAACATCCAGTTCGACACCGAGCAGCTCCTGATCGACGCCGTGGAGGAGTCGGGAAGCGACCACGGCACGGCGATCGTCTCCGATCCCCACACCGGCGAGATCCTCGCGATGGCGAACGTCATCCGCGATCCGGAGACCGGTGAGGCGTTCTGCACCAGCACGAACCTCGCGGTCACGTGGGCGTTCGAGCCCGGCTCGATCAACAAGGCGCTCACGTTCGCGGCCGTGTTCGAGCACGACGCCTGGCCCGAGTTCTACGGCGTCGACATTCCCCGGTCCCGCACGATCGCTCTCGGGGCCGACGTCGAAGGAAAGGTCTACGAGGATCGGTCGATCCAGTCGGAGGAGGAGAACCATCCTCCGCTGTGGATCCTGCGCAAGTCGTCCAACAACGGCACGATCATCATGGCGGAGGAACTCGGCGCCGAACGGTTCGAGCAGACACTGCGCGACTTCGGTCTCGGCGAGCCCACGGCGCTCGACCTGAAGGGCGAGGCGAGCGGCATCCTCGGCTCGTTGGATGCGAACCGACTCGAACTGCCGTCGGTCGCGATCGGCCAATCGGTCGCGGTCACCGCGGTGCAGATGCTGCAGGCCTACAACACCCTGGCCGCCGGCGGGTTGCGGGTGGATCCCGTCGTCGTGAAGGACGAGGTCGGCACCGGCACCGCCACGCGGGTCGTGAGCGAGGAAGCCGCCGACACCGTCATGGGCATGCTGCGTCACGTCGTGCTCGAGGGAGGCACCGGCACCCGGGCGGCGCTCAACGGCTACACCGTCAGCGGGAAGACCGGCACCGCGTGGCAGCCGTGTGGCGTCGGCTACGACTGCGACGGCGAGGGAACCCGTCACCTCACCACCAGCTTCGCCGGCGTCGTGGGCAACGACGAGGGCGCCCAGCTGTCGGCGATCGTCGTGCTGGACAACCCCGAGAGCCAGCACGCGACCGGTGGTGGACTCGCCGCCCCCGTCTTCGCGGAGATCATGCGCACCGCGGTCCATCAGTTGCGCATCCCGCCGCACACCGACGTCGCCCCGACCACGGACCGGGTGCGGGCCGCGGCGGCGGTGCCGCCGCCCACCGACGCGTCGCTCGAGACCGAGGACCGATGA
- a CDS encoding ROK family protein has translation MFGTRALAIDIGGTKFEVAVVDGAGSVTERARVSSKGAADGEELFDRLVGLIDGVDLAALDVCGVGSGGPMRRGGVAVSPLNIGVWRDFALRERVAAATGLTTFVDNDAKALALAEGWLGAARGVANYIGMVVSTGVGGGIVLDGRLLDGDDGNAGHIGHVVVEPGGTELPGHLRGVLEAEASGTAIAFRTGADARHADREERRRAGTMVGRAVGSVANLLDLQLAVVAGSVALGFGDEFFAAAQAEIDRVAVLQHSVGTRIIPAGLGSDGPIVGAAAVGFAGLGHELLGAAS, from the coding sequence ATGTTCGGCACCCGCGCCCTCGCCATCGACATCGGCGGCACCAAGTTCGAGGTCGCGGTCGTGGACGGCGCGGGGAGCGTCACCGAGCGGGCCCGCGTCTCCTCGAAGGGTGCTGCCGACGGCGAGGAGCTGTTCGACCGGCTGGTCGGTCTGATCGACGGTGTGGATCTCGCCGCGCTCGACGTCTGCGGCGTCGGTTCGGGCGGCCCGATGCGCCGCGGCGGCGTGGCTGTCTCGCCGCTCAACATCGGCGTGTGGCGCGACTTTGCGCTGCGTGAGCGGGTGGCTGCGGCCACGGGCCTCACCACGTTCGTGGACAACGACGCCAAGGCGCTCGCCCTCGCCGAGGGTTGGCTCGGCGCGGCCCGCGGGGTGGCCAACTACATCGGCATGGTGGTCTCGACCGGCGTCGGCGGCGGCATCGTGCTCGACGGTCGTCTGCTCGACGGCGACGACGGCAACGCCGGCCACATCGGCCATGTCGTGGTCGAACCCGGGGGCACCGAGCTCCCGGGCCACCTTCGGGGCGTGCTCGAGGCCGAGGCGAGCGGCACCGCCATCGCCTTCCGGACCGGCGCCGACGCCCGCCACGCGGACCGCGAGGAACGGCGTCGTGCCGGCACGATGGTCGGACGGGCCGTCGGTTCGGTGGCGAACCTCCTCGATCTCCAACTGGCCGTCGTCGCCGGCTCGGTGGCGCTCGGCTTCGGCGACGAGTTCTTCGCTGCGGCCCAGGCGGAGATCGACCGGGTCGCCGTGCTGCAACATTCCGTCGGCACGCGGATCATTCCCGCCGGTCTCGGATCGGACGGGCCGATCGTGGGCGCGGCCGCCGTGGGGTTCGCCGGTCTGGGTCACGAGTTGCTGGGGGCGGCGTCGTGA
- a CDS encoding MoxR family ATPase, with product MTTTDDQSASVDQHGACAGFAERFTSIRHNVERVIRGKTDVIHLLVLALVCDGHVLVEDVPGVGKTSLGKALARSVDGRFGRVQFTPDLLPTDVTGMSVWNRRDESFEFRPGPIFSDVLLADEINRASPKTQSALLEAMAERQVTSDGVTHQLGSPFMVIATQNPIEHEGTYALPEAQLDRFLMRLSIGYPAREAEQIILERQGGNSQAVDALPPVVSAAEVREMSDSIENVYVAPALRSYLLDLAEATRRHGSLSLGLSPRGILALQRVARAQAASQGRTYATPDDVKALGRVVMPHRLLVTPEVRMRGVTPIDVVTEILDGVPVPRPERD from the coding sequence GTGACCACAACTGATGACCAGTCGGCCTCGGTGGACCAGCACGGGGCCTGCGCCGGCTTCGCCGAACGGTTCACGTCGATCCGACACAATGTCGAACGGGTGATCCGGGGAAAGACCGACGTCATCCACCTCCTGGTGCTCGCCCTCGTCTGCGACGGACACGTGCTCGTCGAGGACGTGCCCGGCGTCGGCAAGACGAGCCTCGGCAAGGCGCTCGCCCGCAGTGTGGACGGACGGTTCGGCCGGGTGCAGTTCACGCCGGACCTCCTGCCGACCGATGTCACCGGCATGTCCGTGTGGAATCGAAGGGACGAGAGCTTCGAGTTCCGACCCGGACCGATCTTCTCCGACGTCCTGCTCGCCGACGAGATCAACCGCGCCTCACCGAAGACCCAGTCGGCCCTGCTCGAAGCCATGGCCGAGCGACAGGTCACCTCCGACGGCGTCACCCATCAGCTCGGCTCGCCGTTCATGGTGATCGCCACCCAGAACCCGATCGAGCACGAAGGCACCTACGCCCTCCCGGAGGCCCAACTCGACCGGTTCCTCATGCGCCTCAGCATCGGCTACCCGGCCCGGGAGGCCGAGCAGATCATCCTCGAGCGCCAGGGCGGCAACTCCCAGGCGGTCGACGCGCTTCCCCCGGTGGTCAGCGCGGCCGAGGTCCGGGAGATGTCCGACTCCATCGAGAACGTCTATGTCGCCCCGGCCCTGCGCTCCTACCTGCTCGACCTCGCCGAGGCGACGCGGCGCCACGGGTCGCTCAGCCTCGGCCTCTCGCCCCGCGGCATCCTCGCCCTCCAGCGGGTCGCTCGGGCCCAGGCCGCCTCGCAGGGCCGTACCTACGCCACACCCGATGACGTGAAAGCACTCGGTCGGGTCGTGATGCCGCACCGTCTGCTCGTCACCCCCGAGGTTCGGATGCGCGGCGTCACGCCCATCGACGTGGTCACCGAGATCCTGGACGGCGTACCGGTCCCCAGGCCGGAACGAGACTGA
- a CDS encoding HNH endonuclease, with the protein MAGVLVLNATFEPLAVVPTRRAICLMLAEKVELLHASGRRVRSERLALDEPSVVRLNRYVNVPYPKHRSPNRRGVLTRDGHRCQYCGAGAETVDHVVPRSRGGRHTWDNVVAACRRCNGGKRDRLLGETTMRLARPPGPPPPSTWIEVAAGTVPTAWTPYLTPGRRSA; encoded by the coding sequence ATGGCCGGGGTGCTCGTTCTCAACGCGACCTTCGAGCCCCTCGCTGTGGTGCCGACCCGTCGGGCGATCTGTCTCATGCTCGCCGAGAAGGTCGAACTGCTCCACGCATCGGGGCGTCGGGTACGGAGTGAACGTCTCGCGCTCGACGAGCCGTCGGTCGTGCGCCTGAACCGCTACGTCAACGTGCCCTACCCGAAGCACCGTTCACCGAACCGCCGAGGCGTGCTCACCCGGGACGGCCATCGGTGTCAGTACTGCGGCGCGGGCGCGGAGACCGTGGACCATGTCGTGCCCCGCAGCCGGGGCGGCCGCCACACCTGGGACAATGTCGTCGCGGCGTGTCGGCGGTGCAACGGCGGCAAGCGCGACCGCCTGCTCGGCGAGACGACGATGCGGCTGGCGCGTCCTCCGGGCCCACCACCTCCCAGCACGTGGATCGAGGTCGCCGCCGGCACCGTGCCGACGGCGTGGACGCCGTACCTCACGCCCGGCCGCCGGTCGGCGTGA